The Oryza brachyantha chromosome 7, ObraRS2, whole genome shotgun sequence genomic interval AGCCTCAGGGTCATAGCAAAGAGAAAAAGACCATGAAGATCATATACTTTACATAGAGCAAGCCCAAAAAGGAAATTCCATAGGACTAAACTCCGTCACTCAGGCATgagtaaaataatattaaagcTATAACTGCTATAACATCTACCACAGTTTAAATCCAATATTATGTTTCAGGCAATACCCTCCCAAAACTTGAAGTATCGCCTTTTTACTTACACAAGTGAGCATAAATGCAAGAGGCACTGATTAATCTACAGAACAAACACAGCTATACCACAATCCAAACATGATAATTGCCAAATATACAGTAATTCTCTATGTTAGCCATACAGACTTTGAATCAAATTATTCCACTTTGTCATTTTTGGCTAAAGTCAAAGCAGCAGGTACCAGATACACCtcgggggaaaaaaaaggagctgaaaaaaatacctatatctgttttttttcattcagaATCCTAGTTTAATTGCTTAAACAGTGAGACATTGCTATAAGCAACTCAAAATTCCACATCAATCAACAAGCCTATAGAAAGCAGATATATGAGAACGTAATAATTTGACTTCAACTAGAAGCAATTTCCTTCCGCTTAACCACTCAAACAGCAATTTGACCAAACCCTATTCCGCATTGGCAAGGAAACACAGTTAGCTCGATCAGTCTGCTCACAAAAATGTACTAAAGCTAATCAAGCAACCTCCCACACGCGGAATCTAGCCATCCCcacaaatgaatctagacgATTCGCTTCCAACCAGCTAATGAATGGATGGATCTGGAGGCAGGGAATATATACAGGGGGGGTGATAGATCAGACGATACCTTGGCTGGGGGCGAGAAGGAGCAGTAGGCGCGGGAAGGGGCGCAAACTTGCTCCCCCGGAGCGCGCGGCGCTCCTCGTCGGTCaggtcgccggccgccgccattgaCGCCGGCTGCACgatcggcggcgccgcggcggcggaggcggaccgGAGGTGCAAAGACGAAggcggctcggctcgactcctTCGGCTTGGTTGGTTTGGTTAGGCTCTTGAGCCTTGGACCGGATCGGGCCGGACCGGACCGAACCGTATTTTGACTTTTCGAGTCCAAACATATGTCCATGTTGCTCTCCCTGTGACAGATGGGCCCGGGTGTTTCCGGTATACCGAGCGCCAAACTTTGTAAATTTTGACGAAAATCATAGCTTTGGTTCTGATTTGGTGTTTGTCCTAGTGATCTTGTAGGTCGAAAAATGTCAAGCACCTTTTGTTTCcctatttttatcttttagcatcgtcatcttttcgcttttgtttatgtttatataccaaaatttaaatgttcaatcttaaattttgggattttttatcctagtttatttttcagccatgtttttttatatcgttaagaatatgtatataaatattttatttataaattattttttatttacaaatatacattggtatttttattaaaaaaaggaaacaatcACCCTTGTGGTTTTTTAGTAGTCTGTGGCTCCCATTGTTCTCTCTTGTCTTGTATTCCCCATGTATTCTCTTTTGTGTTTCACGGCACCTGCGTTCTGTAATGTATTTAGATGAATATTTCATCGATCGATAACccatcaaaaatttataaattggCCAAAGCTTGGAACAGCTAATTCTCAATCTTGGTAGcatcaaattttcaaattgaTTAAGCTCGATTTCCATGTGTTTCTCTATGATGCAGGCCGAATATTGCGAGTTTCTCCTAAGAAAACTTGCAAAGCTCGTCAGATCTTGTGAAACCAATCTTACAGCATGCTCCAAACTTGTAATGCCAGGGCAAAAGATGTTCAGACTTGTAGCTAATTGCTATGTGCTAAACATTGAACATTTTAACAATTGAACTAGATTATGTATTCACAAGATCACCGAAAGCCCCGGAATTCAGATGGTGGCACCTTAAGCTAGTTTCTGCCAACATCTTTACATCGCATGGTAACTCGGCAACTACATGTATAAAACAGCATACAAAATGACGTACACAGTTGAGGGGATTCAGCTCAAAACAAAGCCTGTCTGAACCAGGATAGAACTGCAAGCATGATCGACAAGGGAAGCAATCGATCCGATTTTAGACATAGTAGATCATGCCGACTTCGACGAGGCTGATGTGGGGTATGTGCAGCGCCACCGCTGGACCCCGGCAGTTCTTGCGCAGGAACGAGTAGGCGTAGTCGATGGCGAACGTCTTGAGCAAGTTGGAGTTCTTCCTCGCCTTGACGTAGGAGTGGCCGATGATGTACGTGACGCCGGCCTCCTTGGCGTCCAGCAGGTCGGCCAGCTCGCCCCGCACCTGGGGGTCGATCCGGTCCTCCTCCGCGATCTCGAACCGGACCCTGCGACGCCGGCTGAGGCCGCCGGACTCCTGCTCGTAGATGGACTGCAGGCTCCGGAGCGTCTCCGACCTGCTGCTCCTGGTTAGGGACGTGCCTGCAGCCCCGTCGCTGGAGTCCCTCATCACCAGCCCGGTGCCGGTTGTGTCCTCTGTGTGGATGACGGCCATCCTCCCTTCGGAGGATTCGTAGCTCCCAGATGAGGCTGCCTCCTCTGCTTCCATTTGGATGAACTTGGCAATGCTCATCACCAGGTGGTTCTCGAAGTTCTCGTCATCTTTCTGCACATCTTTGTAGCCATACCTCACGATGCACCGGTACATCCGGTACTCCCTGGGGCCGATCCTTCCTATGAGGTACCGTTCGTCTGCAGGAACGAACGGGACAGGCACTGACTTGACGCAGACGAAGACCAGAACCTGGTGGAACGCAGGCAGATTGGTGACGAAGTGCGAGAAGATGGAAGGCACCCCAGTGACCAGCTCTGTGTAGATGAGGCCGATTCCAGGCACCCGGACGATCCCAAGGCTCGGACCAAGTGTCAGTATCCATTTCATCGAAACCTTGTTTTGGAGATCAAACAAGTACTTCCTCCGAGTGCCATAGTGCCATACGTACATGACGAGCATGAACACGAATGCAAGTGCGATTGGAGCCCATCCTCCTTGAGGAATCTTGATGACTGATGCTGATAGGTAGACGGCTTCGATTGACCCAAACACCACGACAAATAACAAGGCAAGCAGTATGTTTTTTTGCCACACAAATATGATAACCAATGCCATCAACCAGGTGGTAACAAACATCACAGTGATACACGCAAGACCTGAAATCAGCAGAGGAAATGAGTTGCTATGGTAATAGCATAATGCTAAATACAGCATGCAGAActcctttgtttttattttaaagaaacaGATAAGAAAGCTATCATCTCTCCTAGTTCAAAAGGATGCCAGAATACATTGCATGCATCGCCAaattaaggccctgtttagttagGGAAAACTTTTGGATTTggttgtcacatcggatgcagaaacacatttgaagtattaaacgtagtttaataacaaaataaattacagattccgtcAGAAAACTGTGGGACGAATttattaagtctaattaatccatcattagcacatgtttactgtagcaccaaaTTGTCAAATCATAGcgtaattaggtttaaaaagattcgtctcgtaatttACACGCAATCTgtgtaattgttttttttcatacatttaatactccatgcatgtgtccaaacatttaatgtgacaacgtaaaaatttttgttttgggaactaaacagggcctaagttGAAGTTGAAGAGTGTCACTAGGAAGTAGTGACCATCCAGAAAAGTAGCAGCTGGTGCACCTAGTACGCCCCATGAGGAGGATATATGAATCCAAATCTGAATTACAAAATTGTTGTCaactataattaataatgCACATTcctttaaacttttaattattCAACATTAGaatatgaatttaaatttacgtAACATGGTGGTAATACGGGATAATGTGGTCCTAAAACAGTACTATAGTCCATATATACTACTGCAGTGTTGAAGCTCTGAATTTACAAGTACTATTTGCTCAGCTACTGTGGTATGAAGATATGAACTGGTCAAATTTACAAGTATAAAGACATGGTCAAACTTACCATAAGCATTTCCAATAAGTGTCGTGTCACGGAAACCAAGTGTCACAGCTAGACAAATAACCATCAGAATCCAATTAATCTCAGGTATGTAAATCTGACCATGGATCCACCTTGATGTATGCACAACCTTAACCCGTGGAAAACATCCCAAAGCAAGACATTGCTTAACGATTGAAAAGGTTGCCGATATGATAGACTGGCTACCCACAACAGCAGCAAGAGTTGCAATGACAAACACTGGCCAAAACAGAGGTCCTGCAAAGATGTTGCACTATGAGTGAGAATCTTGTCAACATATGAAGCAAAGTATTCCAAAAATATGCTTGGAGTTGTGAAGATTACCTGGTACAGATTGGTAAAAACTATTTTCTACAACTGACGTGTTTTTGGAAAGATATGCTGCCTGCCCCAAGTATTGCAGCACAAGACAGGGATAAATGGCACCAACAAAAGCCAACTACAAGCAGGACAATAACTGGAGTCACAATGAAATAATGGTAAACACAGCATTAATATCTTAGGATGCAGTATGTGTGCCcaaaaacaatagaaaaatcaTGTTGCAACTAGCAAATCACTTGTGTATCTCTCCATACCCTAATAGACGCTGCAGTGAAGTGGCCAAGATCAGCAAACATAGCTTCAGTACCTAAATATTACAGAAATTATTAGGAAAACCATGCACTAAAATTGTAAGGTAAATTGCTTGATTCAAATAAAAGGGCTATCCAAATTTCACCTGTCATAGCAAGAAGTACTCCTCCAAGAGAAAGCCAACCATCTTTTCCagttattttgaaaaactttaCAACATAATGTGGAGAAAGAGCCAGACATATTCTGGGATTCCAGTGGATGATATTATAAAGCCCAATCGCACCAATGCTCAAGAGCCAGATAACAACAATGGGGGCAAACATAAATGCCACCCTATGAGTTCCTCGGTGTTGCAGCGCAAACAGGCCAACAAGCACAACACATGCAATGAACACCACCCAGCCTGTAAAACAGCAAGTTAGTTAAGGTAGTGAAACCATTGAAAGAATGAAAATCCTAATAATGGCTGCTGGTATTGGTAAATGCACTAAAATTCTAGAAAGCTTGTCTGCTCTCCCAACAGAAAATTGAatagttgaaaataaaaaagaagaggtATAAACGGCTAAATCTATATCAACTGTTGCAGCCTGCAAGTTCACGTGGCATC includes:
- the LOC102703413 gene encoding potassium transporter 7, producing MDEEVGPAARQDQWKSYCRTVSLLAFQSFGVVYGDLSTSPLYVFKSALSGRLNDYRDEATIFGLLSLIFWTLTLLPLLKYIVIVLGADDNGEGGTFALYSLLCRHAKFSLLPNQQSADEELSTYYQPGVGGTASSPFKRFLEKHKKLRTCLLLFVLFGACMVIGDGAFTPAISVLSAISGLKDPAPGGIPDGWVVFIACVVLVGLFALQHRGTHRVAFMFAPIVVIWLLSIGAIGLYNIIHWNPRICLALSPHYVVKFFKITGKDGWLSLGGVLLAMTGTEAMFADLGHFTAASIRLAFVGAIYPCLVLQYLGQAAYLSKNTSVVENSFYQSVPGPLFWPVFVIATLAAVVGSQSIISATFSIVKQCLALGCFPRVKVVHTSRWIHGQIYIPEINWILMVICLAVTLGFRDTTLIGNAYGLACITVMFVTTWLMALVIIFVWQKNILLALLFVVVFGSIEAVYLSASVIKIPQGGWAPIALAFVFMLVMYVWHYGTRRKYLFDLQNKVSMKWILTLGPSLGIVRVPGIGLIYTELVTGVPSIFSHFVTNLPAFHQVLVFVCVKSVPVPFVPADERYLIGRIGPREYRMYRCIVRYGYKDVQKDDENFENHLVMSIAKFIQMEAEEAASSGSYESSEGRMAVIHTEDTTGTGLVMRDSSDGAAGTSLTRSSRSETLRSLQSIYEQESGGLSRRRRVRFEIAEEDRIDPQVRGELADLLDAKEAGVTYIIGHSYVKARKNSNLLKTFAIDYAYSFLRKNCRGPAVALHIPHISLVEVGMIYYV